The segment GTGTTAATGCAGGGAGGTGTAGGATCAGTGAAAGGAGTACTATTCTCAAACATTCAGCTCACAGAGGTTCAGCTTCCGATAGTGATAGATCAATTCTACTGTGATCACAGCAAATGCAAGAACCAGAGTTCAGCAGTGTCTGTTGAAGGAGTCACGTATGAGAACATACGAGGCACTTATACAGTAAAGCCTGTGCATTTTGCTTGCAGTGACAGTTTCCCTTGCGTAGATGTGCAACTATCAGGCATAGAGCTAAAACCAGTGCAGCTACAATACCACATGTATGATCCATTTTGCTGGAAAGCATTTGGATTGCTCAACTCGCCAACTGTTCCACCGATTGATTGCTTACAGATCGGGAAGCCTGCGAGAAATGGAGTCCATACAGATCATGATGTATGTGTATGACCAGCAGGGAGATATGTAGATGTAAAATGATTACCAAAAAAGTACTTCATACATATTACAATTAGTTGCTCAATTGATTTTTTCTTTCTGTTGTGTGGAGAGTGTTGTGGAGTGTTTATAAGGTTAGAAAGCCTTTTCCTTCTCTAGAGTAATTAAGGCAGACTATTAAGTGAGAAAtcgaaaacaaaaagaaactgcTTCATAGCTTTGTTGAAACAGTGCATGTATATTATTTGTATCAGATATAATTTgactatatttttgtttgtcaaTTATGTTATTACAAACTACGAGAAACATTACAATGATGATATTACAGCTGACAATTCTACATGTCTTTTAAAGATTCATGTATGACTGCATTAGTCCGGAGCTAGCTGCCGTATAAAATTCATTTCAGACAGTATGTTTTTGCGCCATGCTGAAAATCTCTATAAGCattttctcaaatattttgtataattcGTCGTTGTAATCCTGTTGCATATAGTTTGATCATATAATCTCATGATTTTTCATCCACAAGATTTGACCTTCTGCTTTAAGATTACTAGAACTTTTGAGAAAATTAACGAGGGCTTAATTAAGGCTCCTCTGATGAGATTTGGGGGTTTAAATTGGTTGCAACAAGTGTCATCGTGATTTGGATATTGTTTCTTGGTGCTAACAAAGAAACAGCAACATTCGTTACCATGGGATCGATTAATAGCAAGCCGATCACCGATTTGCATAATTAAACAATCACCAATTGCATAGTTCTTAATCTACTAAAAATTTAGAAGGACTTACCACATAATAGATTTAATCTTCAGCTCTGAgataaacgaaaaaaaaaaacaaattcccAAATTTTCGGGAGAACTAGTTAGGGCTTAATTTCGGCTTCTTGTTCTGCTTAGTTTTGAGATTTGACACCGTCTGCTCCAACCATAAGACTTTAGCAGCAGATTTGATCTTCTCCTTGTTCAGTTCAGCTTTGAGATTCTTGTTGTGTTGCTCAAGTTCTTGGATACGGGAAGCATCAGTTGTTTTCTTCCTTTCCAAGTAAATCACATCAAGCTTTTCCTTCAGCCAGTCTAGCTTGAACCCTGTCTGTGTTGGATCGACCAACTCAGTGCGGGTGTTGCTTAGCTCAGTCTCGGAGAAGCTATGTGGAGGCTTGTCCAGTTTCTCGATGAGCTTGAGGAGGAGGTTCATGTATGTAGTCTTCACGAAGTGGCTCTTTGGTCCGAAACTCAAAGCAAGGTCCGGGTGCCTCTCGAAAATCCAACTTACTTGAAAAGCCTGTCAAGCAAGAACTTCTTATAACTAATCAAAAAAGAAAGGAATAAACAGCAACAAGAATCATTCGCATAATTGCACCTGAGAATAAAGAACTTGGAAACCTCTGACATCCATAGTCTCGTTCCCAGTTACTTCTGCCTCATTAACAACTTCAAGTACTTGGACTTTAACTATCAATTTGTTCTTCTCCATGAACCCTTTTTCTTGAAGCTGTTTAATAGTCAAGGCCTTTACAATACCCCATCCCGGGACCTGAGCGCAGAACACTTGGCACAATTCTGTAAGACCAAAACAGAGAGATTAGATTAAATTTCTTCAGCATTAtcatatatatgaattttttagaaaaaaaagttcTTAGTAAATGTTTATGGCACTTAAAATCTTGGATCCGGCCTTGTGTCTAATAGGTTAACTTACCAATTGATTTGTAGAATTCTTTGCCGGATTGTTTCAACAGAACAAAGGAAAATTTAGCTCGCCTTTTCCATCCAAGCTGCAATGATCCATAATTCGCAACATAGAGGAATAGAGCCAAGTGATCTTCAATACCATTTCCTTTGGGATAAACGTTTGCATACCTgaataattataaaatgtagAAATAGATCttaccgttttttttttttgaatctggGCAACGagtaaaatatcaaaaacacatgtgaaataatttatttaccattGGCAGCCTCCACTTGAGAATGTTGGGGATGAAATCACAGCTTCCTTCTCTAAGAAGTTATCAATCTCAAATGTGAAACTCGTCGGCTTATGATCCTCCATTTATCTACAAAAACACTTTATTTTTCTTAGCCTTTTTGTACCTTGAAACAAAAACGCGACCTTCCCACAAACATCAGGTAAGTTATACCAGAAACCGACAgtacttttacaaatttataaattataactaaGATATTATTCAAAACTCACTAAGCTGACGAAAGCAAAGATTAAAAATACATGAGGAAGTTCTAGTTTTGTTAGTCGAAGGGCAATTAAGCATCAGCTTCCGAAGTAAATAAACTTATATGAGCAAATGACTAACTCTCCAAACCAATATTCTCATATGTTATAATTAACATCCATTAGTTTTAGCGTTTTTTTGTACTATCTCTAAAGAGCTAAACTGGAAACTTACAGGTCCACCCAATGCAactaaacaaaattttgaaatctaaTTCAAATTGAACGAAGAAAGGAAGCAACAATAAATTTGCTAAATCAACACAGTTTGTTTTAACCCTCGGTCTACGAAATTTATCAAAACTCACCACACGTAATATACACAGATCAAAGTtgaaaacaacaaaagaaaagaggATCTAACCTTAGCAGATCACTAAAAAATAACGCGGGTGAAAACCAAATCGAAAGCGAAAACAAAAAAGAACACCTCagggaaacaaaaacaaacgaCGCACCACGTAGCTCCTATAGTTATTCAAAGAATCTGATATCTAAACCGAAGGAGAGATGCAAAAACCCCACTACGAATCTCCAAAGTTTGCTCAGCGAGAGAGTAGAGAGGaaaagatttagagtttaggttaaTAATGTACCGAGATTGGTAGTTTTGACCAATTCCTTTCTTCGTTTTTAGTATTttagcaaataaaaaatgaCTTGCTTTGTTTCCTGGATTTTAGGAAGAAAGTAACTCACATTCTTTTCCCTTAATTAATgtagggaaaattgttttttttttgcaaaaaaatgataagtatcttatgtccctttagactaatatctattttatgtcatttttgtccataacaccctttaatatttttgaaaataaatttaataaatagttttacaaaccaaaaaaaaattggaaaaatagtaacttttgataaaataccaaTATGAACTTAGTAGTATTTTTTTcagttctaaaaatgtttaaatcataaatttcagattatgttctaaataaagtagaaatgacattctacgaagtagaaaccaaaatccacttttttcattgaatctacaatgtttagaatacgtgatctacgtaaataagagtattctaaaaatatctAGAATACACATTCCACGCTTAACCTACcgatctaaaatctttagaaatcaaaatctacacattaatataaatctacaacacgtagaaaccgacttctacagatttactgtaaatctaaaaaatgtagaaatcaaaatctacatattactataattctaaaaacctgtagaaatcaatttctacagattagttgtattctacggataagaaaccagttcctaaaaatatggaaacaaaatatttgagaatattcactttcatattttgaaaaaaaaaatcgatttttttataaaaaaacaaaaaaaaacaaaaattacaaCTTTAAGGGCATTATtgccattttgaaaataattagcctaatgggacataaagtatatgagattagtctaaagggacatagttaatatttttttgctctaaaaaaacaattttcccaataATGTAAGCTATTGCTTCCTATTTTGTAGGAACTATAATGTTTGACGAAAAGCCCAAAAAGATTTTATACCCAGATTTGAGATCCAAATCCTAAACTATGTAATTTCTTGCAGATTATAGGATGCAAGTTTTGGGGGTTCTAAAATATTGTAGTAAAATTGTTAGTTGTGGTCATTTGCGGGGAAGAAAGCATGTCCATCGAGCAAAAAATCAATATTGCATATGTTATGGATAGTTGATCATCATATCTAATAGAGTTAGAGATTATACGATTATGTAATGTATACTATccagtattaaaaaaaaatcaacgaaAAGCCAAAAAATTCAATGATTAACGGGAAAATTGTCAAAAATGACTCAAAAGTTGATTTTGAATACAAAAGTATACCTtaaattcaatcaaatgcaaaagtaacccaaaatgctagtgaaattacaacaaCTTTCTTATGACTAAACAAAAAACATGTATTGAGTTTTACCATTATAACCCTCCGCGTGAGAAGACTTTGTAAGTCTTCTCGTTCAGtagatcttaaaaaaaaattaaaatttttgtaaaaaatattttgatgggaaaaaaattgaaataatgtaataataaacatttctaaatgatgtaaatttatttttgctaaaattgaattattttcaacatagatgagtgaaagtaAATTAACTCATGATAGTCCTTgatttagggtttggtaacatatgttataataTTGTTGGTatatttagggttagattttgaaatcttatcttttgttttttaatttttttgacctatatgtgtttagtgattatctaataacttgatttaaacactttTTAAGTATCTTAAAAGTTTAAGGAAGTGTTTGTtgtttagttatttgattataagGTCTGAAAGACTCACAGAAGACTTCCTAAGAAGTCTTCTGACATATCCCACCTAAATTTTAGAAGAATTTAGGTTTCCCGCCTAAATCGAAGTCTTCCAGAAGTCTTCTCATGTATTAGATCttaaaagtaattaataaattttattaaaaaaatattttgatagagaaaaaaatcaaaatcatgtattaataaacatttctaaatgatgaaaatttagttttactaaaattaaatttatttttaacatagatGAATGGATGTAGATTGAGTCATGATAGCCTtcggtttagggtttcgtaacgtatgttatagtattgttggtgtttttagggttagattttgaaatatttttttttatttttttttagcttgacatatatgtgtttagtgactatctaattacttgatttaaacattttctaagttTCTTTTAAGTTTAAGGAAGTGTTTTtgcttagttatttgattattgGGTCTAGAAGACTTTGGTTAAGGGTTCAGTAACATATCTTATAGTATTATTTGTATTTAGAGTTTAATTTTAGAatcttaacttttaaaaaaaaaaattaacctacatgtgtttagttttatgtatattaaacGCTTTCTAAGTTGATTTTAACTTTAATGAATTGGTTTTTGCTATCTAGTTCgttagtttattattttatggttcgaaaaatttctaaaagacttcttgggaagtcttctgacatatTCCCGCATAagttttagtaaaattttagGTTTTCCGCCTGAAGCGAAGTCTTCCAGTAATCTTctcatatatttgattttaacgTCGAGAAAACTTCACAAGAAGTCTTCTTTTAGAAGACTTTCCAAGAAGTCTTttgtatcaaaaatatttaacataattgGAATTGTTGTctccatatataaagaaaatttatacattctctttcttcctctcaaatggctgcaacaaaaatataatgtttctCACTCTAAAACTCGCCAACCTCTCCCTAATCTCTTTAAACATctaaacaccaaactttaaatctatttctcatttttttttatatcttctTACTAATTTATCTTCCTTTTGCATATTTTTCATTACATTGTTCTCATCTTTCACTCATTCaaaggtagatctataaattttggatatgtattattgtgtgttttatatattagattctaaAATGCTATAGATTCaacttaatgtgattgttttgtctattatttaagcataaaattatatttttgaagtttttctctgttttgaagccatttgaatgtttttgaatttgcaggtttttcagatttgAGACAGACTTTGAAAAACTTCTAAGAATACTCTCGGAAGACTTCTCAGAATACTTTAGGCAAGTCTTCTAATGCATTTTATGCTAAAGGACTTCCCACGAAATCTTTAGGAAGTCTTCTGAAGTCTTCTGCCCAAAGTGGTacaaattttggatatgtattttgtgtttgtttatatattagattctaaAAAGGTATAGATTCAacctaatttgattgttttgtttattatttaagcataaaaagttattattgaagctttctctgttttgaagtcatttgaatgtttttgaatatgcagatttttca is part of the Brassica rapa cultivar Chiifu-401-42 chromosome A09, CAAS_Brap_v3.01, whole genome shotgun sequence genome and harbors:
- the LOC103838504 gene encoding MATH domain and coiled-coil domain-containing protein At2g42470-like, producing the protein MEDHKPTSFTFEIDNFLEKEAVISSPTFSSGGCQWYANVYPKGNGIEDHLALFLYVANYGSLQLGWKRRAKFSFVLLKQSGKEFYKSIELCQVFCAQVPGWGIVKALTIKQLQEKGFMEKNKLIVKVQVLEVVNEAEVTGNETMDVRGFQVLYSQAFQVSWIFERHPDLALSFGPKSHFVKTTYMNLLLKLIEKLDKPPHSFSETELSNTRTELVDPTQTGFKLDWLKEKLDVIYLERKKTTDASRIQELEQHNKNLKAELNKEKIKSAAKVLWLEQTVSNLKTKQNKKPKLSPN